The Phormidium yuhuli AB48 DNA window GACCCCCTCCAGATCGCTGAGATCTTACCGGAATTCTCAAACCTTTGTTCGTGAGGGATCGGCTATCTTTTGATGGCGATCGCCCCCAGAGTCCAGCAATTCTCATTTTGGAAATTCAACTGCTATCGGGTGGGATGTCTAACTCGAGACCCTCAAGCATAAAGGTCAGAAGGTGGTCCCAACTGTCGAAGTACAGGTAACGGGTCAACGCCCGCAAATCATTAAAGAAGGTTTGACGGGTAGGTAAGTGCGCTCGTAGCAACTGGTACTTGTCATCGAGCAACTCAAGCAGAGTATGGAAGAGTAGCGAGAGGATGTTGAGGGTCGCCAGCAAGGAGGAAAGATGCTGCTTACCATGCCCAAAGTTATGTTCTAGATGGTAACCCTTGGTCTTGAGAGTGTTGTTGTTCTCATTCTCAACTTTCCAGCGGGTGCGTCCGGCCCGAACCACCTCGGCTACATTCTCATCGCTGAGAGGATAACTCGTGGCAAAGGAGTTGTGATAGGTTACCTTGCCATCAGCGGTGGTGACAGTAAGTTCGCACCAGTTGACCAACAGGGCCTCATCGCTATCTTTGAGGGGCACTCCGTTGAGATAGCGGTAGGTATAGGTTTTCTCGACTTTACCAGTCCGCTTCTTGGTCGTGAGGGTCGGGAGTTCGATACCCTCTAGGTGTTCATAGAGGGTAGTATGAGACTCGGGGCGACAGACGACGATGAAGTTAAGTTGCTGCTCTAGAAACTGCTGACACAACGGTTGGTGGCAATAGAGGTCATCCCCTAAAACCGTGACGTTCAAAGCCCTCAAGCATTGTTCTTGCCGCGATAGCCAGCGTTTGGCAGCGGCATTCTCACAGTCTTGCTTATCATGACCATCTTGGGGCACGATAAATTCAGGGACTAAGGGAATCACATGATTCTGTCCTGGACAGACGATGACTGGGGTGACAACACTATGAAAGTAATGGGTTTTTCCTGACTTCTGGGTGCGCGTTGAGCAGTGGGGACAGTGAATTTTGTCGGAACTGAAGTATTCCGTGCCATCCAATGCGACTAATAGACTGTCCCCTAGGCAACGGAAGCTTTCTAACTGCCCCTGGGCTTCCAAGACTTGTAGGATCTCCTCAAACACCGGGAACAGGTGCTCTGGGGACACAGCATCTAATAAATCCCGGATGTGGTTGTCGGTGGGAATCCGATGAACTCCAAACAGACTTTGGGCATTGCTCTTGCCTTTACTACCCTCCATCAGACGTTGATAAGCCAGAAACGACGGAGTTTGAGTAAAAAATACACTAAATGCGCTTAAAGCGGCATCCTCCATTCCATAGCGGCGATTTTTACCCCGGCGCTTGTCCGGTAGCGATGACAAGCACTGGCGGAAAGAACCCACTACAGTCTCAAAGCAACCTGGCTTTTTCAACGGCTCTGGCCCTCCTGGGTTTCTTAGATGTCATTACGATACAGGGATGCCGGGGACTTGAACAGGTTTTTGCCAAAATGAGAATTGCTGCCCAGAGTCCCAACTCCAGCTAACGAGTCAATTCAATCGTTAAGATTGACATTTGTTGTCTATCGGTTATAACGGAGATGGTCGCGCTCGCGACCGATGCAGAGGGGGCGCTGCCGAGTCTCAAGTTTTTACTCATTTTTACTATATAGTTGACAAAACGCCCATGAAGTGGTACGAATCGCTGACCTTTGCCTCGACTCTACTTGCATTGGGGCTTTCAACGCCCACCCCCGCAGAGGCTTCAGAGTTCTTACTGGTTGATGTGAACGGTTCGGTTCAAATCAGACGTGCCGGACAATCCCAGTATCAGTCCGCCCGTGGTGGGATGCGCTTGAACATGGGCGATCTCGTGCGAACAGGAGGGGGCGCTCAAGTCCGCATCCGCTGCTCAGATTTGAGAACCACCTGGACGATGAACTCCAACATTGAGCGGGGTGTAGTTTGGGGTTGTCCCCCTGATGGTGGCTTCAGCTTGAGGGTGGGGCGTCAAAGCGATAATACTCTCGGCGGTATTGATCCGAATCTTCCCTACATCATCACGCCGCGCCGCACCGTAATTTCAGACCCTCAACCGATGCTGCGTTGGAATCCGGTGGCTGGGGCCAGCCGCTATACCGTGCGAGTGATTGGCTCTGATGTGACCTGGGAAACTGAGGTGAGTGGGACTCAGGTGCCATATCCCGGAACTCCCGCTTTGACGCCAGGAGTCACCTATCGTGTCATCGTTGAAGCCGATACTGGCGCCTCTTCCCAGCTCGATGTGGGGTCGGAGACCGCCAGCTTTGAGCTATTGTACCCCGAGGATTTAGAACTGGTTGCTGCCGATGTTGCTGAGATTCGGCAACAAGGGTTTCCTGAAGAAACTGAAGCCCTAGCTATTGCTGATATCTATATTCGAGAGGATTTACTCGCCGAGGCGATCGCGACTTTAGAGCCATTTGTAACGTCAGGGACTGAAACCCTCGAGTTCTATCAGGTTTTAGGAGATATCTATCGTTATATCGGCTTGAACTTGTTGGCTAAACAGCGATATGAACGGGCGATCGCGATCGCTACCAGCAACGAGGACATTCAAGGATTAGCGGATTCTCGCTCCGGTTTAGCAGAAGTCAAAGCCCTGTTGGAGCAGCCCCAGGTGGCGATCGACCTGCTCATGCAAGCCCAAAGCGGTTACGAACACCTCGACGATACAGAACGCATCCAAGAAATACAAGCTCGAATTGACGATTTGACCTAGTCCTTAACCGCTCAACTCTACCCAGACAAAAGGGGATATATATTATTAATGACCGTGTTTCAATCTGGGGGCTGGCTTCAACTCGGGTTCGTTATTCTAACCACGACCCTGATGAGTGCCCCCGTTTACGCTGCATCGGAAGCCAAGATTTACCTGACGACTAAGAGCCTCTCCCAGACATCGGATGAGCCATGGCTGGCGCAAATCATACCGGATAATACCTTGGGCAATGAGGCCTCAATCGTCACGCCCGAAGACGGTGGACTCACCCTGATTGAAGGTGGGGCCATACGCGACTCCAACCTCTTCCACAGTTTTCAAGACTTTAACGTCAATAGTGACCAAGCCATCTATTTCGAAAACCCAGTCAATATCCAGAACATTCTCTCACGAGTGACTGGGAACAATCTATCTAACATCGATGGAGAGCTGGGTGTCACCGGTGCGGCAAATCTATTTTTCCTCAATCCCAACGGCATTATCTTCGGGCCAAACGCGAGTCTAAATGTCAATGGGTCGTTTTTTGCCAGTACCGCCGATAGCCTGGTGTTTCACAATGGCAGTAACTTTAGCGCCGCCAGCCCAGAAGCGCCTCCCCTCTTGACTGTCGGCGTTCCCGTTGGTGTGCAATTTGGCAACAGTCCGGGGGGAATTGAGATAACTGGGACTGTTCTGGAGGTTCCAGAACGGGCAACTCTGGCTTTGCTTGGGGGGGCGATCGCCCTTGATGAAGCGGTACTAGAAGCCCCTGGAGGACGAGTCGCCCTGGGAGGAGTCAGCGAGACGGGAAACATCGCCTTGTCGTCTGATCCGTCAGAGGCTACCTGGCGTCTGAGCGGATGGGACTTTCCTGATAACCTGGCGCGAGCGTCAATTGCCCTCAGCAACGATGCCGGCATTAGGGTTGTTGACAGGATTGGCGGTGAGATTGCGATCGATGGCTCCGACATTAACATCAGCAGCAGCAGTTTTATAGAAGCTGGCATTGCCGAAGGATTGGGAGTTGTCAACGCAGACTCAGGACATATCGAACTCAACGCCACCGGACAACTGACCCTGTCTGATAGCTTCATCACCAATTCAGTTCCCGAGAATTCCCTGGGAAATGCTGGCAACATCAGTATCAGCGGCGATTCAGTGCAAGTGCGAGGGGAATCTTTCCTCTCTTCGAGTACAGAGGGTCAGGGAAATGCCGGTAACATCAGTGTTACCGGTCAAACCGTAGAAGTCAGCCAAGGGGCGTTCCTGCTGTCAGACACTTTCAGTGAAGGAAATGCTGGCAACATCAGTATCAGCGGCAATTCAGTGCAAGTGCGAGAGGAATCTTACCTCTCTTCGAGTACAGAGGGTCAGGGAAATGCCGGTAACATCAGTGTTACCGGTCAAACCGTAGAAGTCAGCCAAGGGGTGTTCCTGGAGTCAGACACTTTCAGTGAAGGAAATGCTGGCAACATCAGTATCAGCGGCGATTCAGTGCAAGTGCGAGAGGAATCTTACCTCTCTTCGAGTACAGAGGGTCAGGGAAATGCCGGTAACATCAGTGTTACCGGTCAAACCGTAGAAGTCAGCCAAGGGGCGTTCCTGCGTTCAGAAACTTCAAGCGAAGGAAATGCCGGCAACGTCAGTATCAGCGGCGATTCAGTGCAAGTGCGAGAGGAATCTTACCTCTCTTCAGCAACTTTCAGCGAAGGAAATGCCGGCAACATCAGTATCAGCGGCGATTCAGTGCAAGTGCGAGGGGAATCTTTCCTTTCTTCGAGTACAGAGGGTCAGGGAAATGCCGGTAACATCAGTGTTACCGGTCAAACCGTAGAAGTCAGCCAAGGGGTGTTCCTGGAGTCAGACACTTTCAGTGAAGGAAATGCTGGCAACATCAGTATCAGCGGCGATTCAGTGCAAGTGCGAGAGGAATCTTACCTCTCTTCGAGTACAGAGGGTCAGGGAAATGCCGGTAACATCAGTGTTACCGGTCAAACCGTAGAAGTCAGCCAAGGGGCGTTCCTGCGTTCAGAAACTTCAAGCGAAGGAAATGCCGGCAACGTCAGTATCAGCGGCGATTCAGTGCAAGTGCGAGAGGAATCTTACCTCTCTTCAGCAACTTTCAGCGAAGGAAATGCCGGCAACATCAGTATCAGCGGCGATTCAGTGCAAGTGCGAGGGGAATCTTTCCTTTCTTCGAGTACAGAGGGTCAGGGAAATGCCGGTAACATCAGTGTTACCGGTCAAACCGTAGAAGTCAGCCAAGGGGTGTTCCTGGAGTCAGACACTTTCAGTGAAGGAAATGCTGGCAACATCAGTATCAGCGGCGATTCAGTGCAAGTGCGAGAGGAATCTTACCTCTCTTCGAGTACAGAGGGTCAGGGAAATGCCGGTAACATCAGTGTTACCGGTCAAACCGTAGAAGTCAGCCAAGGGGCGTTCCTGCGTTCAGAAACTTCAAGCGAAGGAAATGCCGGCAACGTCAGTATCAGCGGCGATTCAGTGCAAGTGCGAGAGGAATCTTACCTCTCTTCAGCAACTTTCAGCGAAGGAAATGCCGGCAACATCAGTATCAGCGGCGATTCAGTGCAAGTGCGAGGGGAATCTTTCCTTTCTTCGAGTACAGAGGGTCAGGGAAATGCCGGTAACATCAGTGTTACCGGTCAAACCGTAGAAGTCAGCCAAGGGGTGTTCCTGGAGTCAGACACTTTCAGTGAAGGAAATGCTGGCAACATCAGTATCAGCGGCGATTCAGTGCAAGTGCGAGAGGAATCTTACCTCTCTTCGAGTACAGAGGGTCAGGGAAATGCCGGTAACATCAGTGTTACCGGTCAAACCGTAGAAGTCAGCCAAGGGGCGTTCCTGCGTTCAGAAACTTCAAGCGAAGGAAATGCCGGCAACGTCAGTATCAGCGGCGATTCAGTGCAAGTGCGAGAGGAATCTTACCTCTCTTCAGCAACTTTCAGCGAAGGAAATGCCGGCAACATCAGTATCAGCGGCGATTCAGTGCAAGTGCGAGGGGAATCTTTCCTTTCTTCGAGTACAGAGGGTCAGGGAAATGCCGGTAACATCAGTGTTACCGGTCAAACCGTAGAAGTCAGCCAAGGGGTGTTCCTGGAGTCAGACACTTTCAGTGAAGGAAATGCTGGCAACATCAGTATCAGCGGCGATTCAGTGCAAGTGCGAGGGGAATCTTTCCTCTCTTCGAGTACAGAGGGTCAGGGAAATGCCGGTAACATCAGCGTTACCGGTCAAACCGTAGAAGTCAGCCAAGGGGCGTTCCTGCTGTCAAACACTTTAAGTGAAGGAAATGCTGGCAACATCAGTATCAGCGGCGACTCAGTGCAAGTGCTAGGGCAATCTTTCCTCTCTTCAGACACTTTAAGTGAAGGAAATGCCGGCAACATCAGTATCAGCGGCGATTCAGTGCAAGTGCTAGGGCAATCTTTCCTCTCTTCAGAAACTTTAAGTGAAGGAAATGCTGGCAACGTCAGTATTAGCGGCGATTCAGTGCAAGTGCGAGAGGAATCTTACCTCTCTTCGAGTACAGAGGGTCAGGGAAATGCCGGTAACATCAGCGTTACCGGTCAAACCGTAGAAGTCAGTCAAGGGGCGTTCCTGCTGTCAGACACTTCAAGTGAAGGAAATGCGGGGACTGTGACTGTAGACGCTACTGAGCGGGTGGTCTTCTCTGCCAGTAGAGTATCGAGCAATGTTGAGAGTACTGGGCGGGGCAATGCGGGTAGCGTTGTGGTTTCGGCTAATCAAGTGGACTTGTTCGATGGAGCGCAGTTGTCTTCGACTAACGCCAGTTCGGTGACTCCGAATGAATTCACAGCAGGTAATGTTCTTGTGCGAGGGGAGTTGATTCAACTCGATGAGGGGTCACTGATTTTCGCGAATACCTTGGGACAAGGGGGGAATGTCCAGCTCGATGGTGCCTTCTTGACGATTCTACGACGAGGCAGTGGTATCCAAACTAATGCTCAAGGAGATTTTCCCGGTGGAAATATTATTCTGAATACGACGTTTCTAGTGGCTGGGGAAAATAGCGATATTACGGCCAACGCCGTCAATAGTTTTGGTGGACGAGTTCAGATTACGACTGAAGGGATTTTCGGCACTCAATTTCGCAATGAGTTAACTCCTAGAAGCGATATTACGGCTACGTCGGAACTCGGACAGGAGTTTAGTGGTGTTGTTGCCATTATTTCACCTGATGTCGATCCGACATCAGGATTGACGGATTTGACACAAACTCCGGTGGATGTGTCCAGTTTGTTGGGGACGGGATGTTCACCGCAAAATGTCAGCAGTTTTACAGTGACGGGACGGGGAGGGTTGCCCCCCAGCCCGGTGGATTTACTCGATCGCATCCGAGTTTTGCCGGATTTAGGACCGGAGTTAGATGTCTCAGCCCCTGAGGGCGCGTCTGATTCGGGCGGTCCGGCTGATCGCTCCTCGGCCCCTCTGCTAGAAGCAACGGGGTGGGTGCGTCAGTCTGACGGGGCAGTGCTTTTGCTGATGGCTGAGGCGAGGCGCTCTGATCTCTGGCAACTCCTGAGAAACTGCGGCGACGATTAATGATTCTGAGTGATTCTAGTTCTATGGTGATCGGTGATGAAACAGCTTTTCCAATTCCTGGCTCTCGCTGCCACTGTCTTCTGGCTAACCCTTGCGCTCAGCAGTCGGCCCACAGCGGCGATGACTGGGTTAGCAACTCTAAATGGCTCTCAACCGGCGATGATGACGCAGCGGATGACGCAGCAGACTCTCGGGGATGACCCTCATGGGTTACTGCGCCAAGGTCGCCAATATTACAGCCAGGGACAGTTTCAAGCAGCGTTAAGGGCTTGGGAAGCGGCGGAACAAGGGTTTGTTCGTCAGGGAGATGCGATCGCACGCGCCATGGTATTGAGTAATCAAGCTCTGGCTCTACAACAGCTTGATCGCCTTGATGAAGCCTTTAACGCTATCTCTCGAAGTCGAGATCTATTGGAGAGTGAGGATCTCAGTGGCTCTGATGTCGATGAACGGCGATCGCGCGTGTTGGCTCAAGTCCTCAATACTGAAGCGGGACTACTCCTCGATCGCGGACAGCCTGAGGCGGCCCTTGAGATCTGGGAACAGGCCCAGAGGCGCTATCAGCAACTCGGGGAAGATGGCCACGTGCTGCAAACTCGTATCAACCAGGCCCAGGCGCTTCGGTCTTTGGGCTATTATCGTCGCGCTCAGGGAACCCTGGAGGCGGTAAAGGCACAGTTGGCTGAACGCCCCCCTTCACGGCTAAACGTGGTGAGTTTGTACCAGTTGGGCAATGCCCTGCGATCGCTCGGCCAACTCGATGAGGCGGAAACGGCGTTGAGGGAGAGTTTAGCGATTGCTGAAAGCCTCGAGTCTCAGCCAGATATGATTGCAGCCTGGTTGGGGTTAGCTAACACAGTGCGATTGCGCCACACTCCCGCCGCACGACAAGCGGCTTTAGACTATTACCAGCAGGCAGCAGCGGGGGCTGAGTCTCCTCTGGAATGGATGCAAGCTCAGACTGACCGCTTGAGTTTGTTGCTTGAAAACCAACAGATACGGGCAGCGCGAGAGTTGTTACCTGAGATTCAAGCCTATCTGGAGACTCACCGGGAATCGCTGTCAGGCGGTCGTAGTGGTTTGTTTGCTCAGTTGAAATTAGTCCGCAATGCGATCGCCCTCGCGGAGCCAACAGATGGCGAGATCGTTAACCACCACACCCTGGCCCACACCCTGGCCGAGATTCATCAACGGGCGATGGCGTTGGGCGATCGACGGGTTCAGTCCTATACCCTGGGGGATTTGGGCCATCTCTATGAACTCGCGCAACAGTGGGATGAGGCAGAACGGGTGACGAAACAGGCGTTAGACTTGGCCCGACAACTCCCCAATGCTGACGATGTCGCCTATCGCTGGGAGTGGCAGCTAGGACGGATTCTTAAGGCTCGTGGCAATTCTCAGAAGGCGATCGCCTTCTATGAGGAAGCCGTCAAGTCTCTGCAAGCCATGCGCCAAGATCTCGCCCTTGTCAATACGGCGGTTCAGTTCTCGTTTCAAGACGGCGTTGAACCGGTTTATCGCCAACTGATGGCACTGCTTTTATCGACTGATACTGACCAGAGTGATATTGATTTAAACGGAGATTATAACACAAAATCAAGCCGTCTATCAAGCTATCGTCAAGCCAACTTGGAAAAAGTTAGAGACCTCATTGAATCTTTGCAGGTTGCCGAATTAGATGACTTTTTTAAGCAAGCCTGTTTAGATGTCACTCCTGTCGCCTTAGACGAAATCGACTCTAAAACAGCTTTAATCTATACAATTCTCTTAGACGCTGATTCTCCCGAACAACAACGTCTTGATGTCATTGTTCGACTTCCAAATCAAGGCTTAAAGCACTACAGTACCACCGTCACAAGAACCGAATTAACAACAACTGTCAACCAAATTCACAGAGCCTTAGTTGACGACCCAATCCAGCGCCGACGATTTAGAACCACCACTTTACTCCCTCTGTCTCAAAAGCTCTATAGTTGGTTACTTGAACCCATTCAAACTGACCTCGCTGACAGCAACATCAACACCCTCGCTTTTGTCTTAGACGGGCCGTTACGGAATCTGCCCATGTCCATTCTCCATGACGGCGATGGCTATATCGTAGAAAAGTACAGCCTCGCCCTCAGTCCCGGCTTACAACTCATCGATCCCAAACCCTTGGAACGAGGTGCTATGACAGCCCTGATTGCGGGATTATCTGAAGAAGTGACTCAGGATTTCCCCCCTCTACCAGAGGTGGTCATCGAAGTTGAGGCGATTCGCGATCGCATCCCCAACAGTCAGGTGTTATTGAATCAGGACTATACCAAAGCCAACGTTCAAGAAAAATTACAGCGTGATCACTATTCCATCATCCATCTCGCTACCCACGGTCAATTTAGCTCCAGCAGCGAGCAGACCTTCATCCTAACTTGGCCCTCTGAGGTAGACCACAACTACCGCATCAACGTCAACGAACTGCAAGATTTGTTGCAAATCCAAGATGTCAGTGGAGGGGCGATCGAGTTATTAGTTCTCAGCGCCTGTCAAACCGCAGCGGGGGACGATCGCGCCGCTTTAGGATTAGCCGGTGTCGCCTTCCGTGCGGGCGCTCGTAGTACCATTGCCACACTTTGGCCCGTCAGCGACGAAGCCACCCGCGCCATGATGACCCAATTCTATCAGGAACTCTCAGATCCCAGCCTCACCCGCAGTGAAGCCCTGCGTCGCGCCCAAAATACCCTCATTGACTCGGAACGCTTTGCTCATCCCTTTTTCTGGGCGCCCTATACCCTGGTCGGAAATTGGTTGTGACCCGGTTCGACCTTAACGGCTCTGGTCTCCCTGGCCCAGCA harbors:
- a CDS encoding tetratricopeptide repeat protein, coding for MKWYESLTFASTLLALGLSTPTPAEASEFLLVDVNGSVQIRRAGQSQYQSARGGMRLNMGDLVRTGGGAQVRIRCSDLRTTWTMNSNIERGVVWGCPPDGGFSLRVGRQSDNTLGGIDPNLPYIITPRRTVISDPQPMLRWNPVAGASRYTVRVIGSDVTWETEVSGTQVPYPGTPALTPGVTYRVIVEADTGASSQLDVGSETASFELLYPEDLELVAADVAEIRQQGFPEETEALAIADIYIREDLLAEAIATLEPFVTSGTETLEFYQVLGDIYRYIGLNLLAKQRYERAIAIATSNEDIQGLADSRSGLAEVKALLEQPQVAIDLLMQAQSGYEHLDDTERIQEIQARIDDLT
- a CDS encoding two-partner secretion domain-containing protein; amino-acid sequence: MSAPVYAASEAKIYLTTKSLSQTSDEPWLAQIIPDNTLGNEASIVTPEDGGLTLIEGGAIRDSNLFHSFQDFNVNSDQAIYFENPVNIQNILSRVTGNNLSNIDGELGVTGAANLFFLNPNGIIFGPNASLNVNGSFFASTADSLVFHNGSNFSAASPEAPPLLTVGVPVGVQFGNSPGGIEITGTVLEVPERATLALLGGAIALDEAVLEAPGGRVALGGVSETGNIALSSDPSEATWRLSGWDFPDNLARASIALSNDAGIRVVDRIGGEIAIDGSDINISSSSFIEAGIAEGLGVVNADSGHIELNATGQLTLSDSFITNSVPENSLGNAGNISISGDSVQVRGESFLSSSTEGQGNAGNISVTGQTVEVSQGAFLLSDTFSEGNAGNISISGNSVQVREESYLSSSTEGQGNAGNISVTGQTVEVSQGVFLESDTFSEGNAGNISISGDSVQVREESYLSSSTEGQGNAGNISVTGQTVEVSQGAFLRSETSSEGNAGNVSISGDSVQVREESYLSSATFSEGNAGNISISGDSVQVRGESFLSSSTEGQGNAGNISVTGQTVEVSQGVFLESDTFSEGNAGNISISGDSVQVREESYLSSSTEGQGNAGNISVTGQTVEVSQGAFLRSETSSEGNAGNVSISGDSVQVREESYLSSATFSEGNAGNISISGDSVQVRGESFLSSSTEGQGNAGNISVTGQTVEVSQGVFLESDTFSEGNAGNISISGDSVQVREESYLSSSTEGQGNAGNISVTGQTVEVSQGAFLRSETSSEGNAGNVSISGDSVQVREESYLSSATFSEGNAGNISISGDSVQVRGESFLSSSTEGQGNAGNISVTGQTVEVSQGVFLESDTFSEGNAGNISISGDSVQVREESYLSSSTEGQGNAGNISVTGQTVEVSQGAFLRSETSSEGNAGNVSISGDSVQVREESYLSSATFSEGNAGNISISGDSVQVRGESFLSSSTEGQGNAGNISVTGQTVEVSQGVFLESDTFSEGNAGNISISGDSVQVRGESFLSSSTEGQGNAGNISVTGQTVEVSQGAFLLSNTLSEGNAGNISISGDSVQVLGQSFLSSDTLSEGNAGNISISGDSVQVLGQSFLSSETLSEGNAGNVSISGDSVQVREESYLSSSTEGQGNAGNISVTGQTVEVSQGAFLLSDTSSEGNAGTVTVDATERVVFSASRVSSNVESTGRGNAGSVVVSANQVDLFDGAQLSSTNASSVTPNEFTAGNVLVRGELIQLDEGSLIFANTLGQGGNVQLDGAFLTILRRGSGIQTNAQGDFPGGNIILNTTFLVAGENSDITANAVNSFGGRVQITTEGIFGTQFRNELTPRSDITATSELGQEFSGVVAIISPDVDPTSGLTDLTQTPVDVSSLLGTGCSPQNVSSFTVTGRGGLPPSPVDLLDRIRVLPDLGPELDVSAPEGASDSGGPADRSSAPLLEATGWVRQSDGAVLLLMAEARRSDLWQLLRNCGDD
- a CDS encoding CHAT domain-containing protein yields the protein MKQLFQFLALAATVFWLTLALSSRPTAAMTGLATLNGSQPAMMTQRMTQQTLGDDPHGLLRQGRQYYSQGQFQAALRAWEAAEQGFVRQGDAIARAMVLSNQALALQQLDRLDEAFNAISRSRDLLESEDLSGSDVDERRSRVLAQVLNTEAGLLLDRGQPEAALEIWEQAQRRYQQLGEDGHVLQTRINQAQALRSLGYYRRAQGTLEAVKAQLAERPPSRLNVVSLYQLGNALRSLGQLDEAETALRESLAIAESLESQPDMIAAWLGLANTVRLRHTPAARQAALDYYQQAAAGAESPLEWMQAQTDRLSLLLENQQIRAARELLPEIQAYLETHRESLSGGRSGLFAQLKLVRNAIALAEPTDGEIVNHHTLAHTLAEIHQRAMALGDRRVQSYTLGDLGHLYELAQQWDEAERVTKQALDLARQLPNADDVAYRWEWQLGRILKARGNSQKAIAFYEEAVKSLQAMRQDLALVNTAVQFSFQDGVEPVYRQLMALLLSTDTDQSDIDLNGDYNTKSSRLSSYRQANLEKVRDLIESLQVAELDDFFKQACLDVTPVALDEIDSKTALIYTILLDADSPEQQRLDVIVRLPNQGLKHYSTTVTRTELTTTVNQIHRALVDDPIQRRRFRTTTLLPLSQKLYSWLLEPIQTDLADSNINTLAFVLDGPLRNLPMSILHDGDGYIVEKYSLALSPGLQLIDPKPLERGAMTALIAGLSEEVTQDFPPLPEVVIEVEAIRDRIPNSQVLLNQDYTKANVQEKLQRDHYSIIHLATHGQFSSSSEQTFILTWPSEVDHNYRINVNELQDLLQIQDVSGGAIELLVLSACQTAAGDDRAALGLAGVAFRAGARSTIATLWPVSDEATRAMMTQFYQELSDPSLTRSEALRRAQNTLIDSERFAHPFFWAPYTLVGNWL
- a CDS encoding transposase; the protein is MKKPGCFETVVGSFRQCLSSLPDKRRGKNRRYGMEDAALSAFSVFFTQTPSFLAYQRLMEGSKGKSNAQSLFGVHRIPTDNHIRDLLDAVSPEHLFPVFEEILQVLEAQGQLESFRCLGDSLLVALDGTEYFSSDKIHCPHCSTRTQKSGKTHYFHSVVTPVIVCPGQNHVIPLVPEFIVPQDGHDKQDCENAAAKRWLSRQEQCLRALNVTVLGDDLYCHQPLCQQFLEQQLNFIVVCRPESHTTLYEHLEGIELPTLTTKKRTGKVEKTYTYRYLNGVPLKDSDEALLVNWCELTVTTADGKVTYHNSFATSYPLSDENVAEVVRAGRTRWKVENENNNTLKTKGYHLEHNFGHGKQHLSSLLATLNILSLLFHTLLELLDDKYQLLRAHLPTRQTFFNDLRALTRYLYFDSWDHLLTFMLEGLELDIPPDSS